A single Cnuibacter physcomitrellae DNA region contains:
- a CDS encoding TraR/DksA family transcriptional regulator encodes MESLLADRRASSDDDEHDPDGAPLSGEWARLRSQLDAVDARIADIDAAFLRVDEGTYGLCATCGLPIPDERLEVRPTATQCVPCASRR; translated from the coding sequence ATGGAGTCGCTGCTCGCCGACCGGCGAGCGTCGTCCGACGACGACGAGCACGACCCCGACGGCGCTCCCCTCAGCGGCGAGTGGGCCCGGCTGCGCTCACAGCTCGACGCGGTCGACGCGCGGATCGCCGACATCGACGCCGCGTTCCTCCGAGTCGACGAGGGGACCTACGGCCTGTGCGCGACCTGCGGCCTTCCCATCCCCGACGAGCGGCTCGAGGTCCGGCCCACGGCGACGCAGTGCGTGCCGTGCGCCTCGCGGCGCTGA
- a CDS encoding alpha/beta hydrolase: MSRIPRRVRAWGALMDRMRSMHVATMTDADIARNQTLRHVPAPVKAVVFGPRVQGVVATDAVATRSTSRAGSGVPVRVYRRSKQGDRDRPLLLYFHGGGWTLFGGLDACDHLPSVLAARLDAVVVAVDYRLAPRHPHPAQLDDCEDALLWAVDSASSLGASPARVAVVGDSAGGHLAAAVTLRARRLGGPVLSAQALIYPVVSRSVDDASMLENAGAPVLHRADMVRFLSLFTAEGAVAAAPSPEAFPEEADSLAGLPPAFVQLGSHDVLRDQGRRYTDRLEREGVAVRVAEYPDAPHGWVSYPRIMSPIFETATADLVAWLEDRLAP; the protein is encoded by the coding sequence GTGAGCCGCATCCCCCGTCGGGTGCGCGCCTGGGGTGCGCTGATGGACCGGATGCGGTCGATGCACGTCGCGACGATGACCGACGCCGACATCGCCCGCAACCAGACGCTGCGGCACGTGCCCGCGCCGGTGAAGGCCGTGGTGTTCGGGCCCCGGGTGCAAGGCGTCGTGGCGACCGATGCGGTCGCCACCCGATCCACCTCCCGCGCAGGGTCCGGCGTGCCGGTGCGGGTGTACCGGCGTTCGAAGCAGGGCGACCGCGATCGGCCGCTCCTCCTCTACTTCCACGGTGGCGGGTGGACGCTCTTCGGCGGGCTCGACGCGTGCGACCATCTGCCGAGCGTCCTGGCGGCACGGCTGGACGCCGTCGTGGTGGCGGTCGACTACCGGCTGGCGCCCCGGCATCCGCATCCCGCGCAGCTGGACGACTGCGAGGATGCGCTGCTCTGGGCCGTCGACTCCGCCTCCTCGCTCGGCGCCTCCCCCGCACGGGTCGCCGTCGTCGGCGACAGCGCGGGCGGCCACCTCGCCGCGGCCGTGACGCTGCGGGCGAGGCGCCTCGGCGGCCCGGTCCTCTCGGCGCAGGCGCTGATCTACCCCGTCGTGTCCCGGAGCGTGGACGACGCCTCGATGCTCGAGAACGCGGGCGCGCCGGTCCTCCATCGCGCCGACATGGTGCGATTCCTCTCGCTGTTCACGGCCGAGGGCGCCGTCGCCGCCGCTCCGAGCCCGGAGGCGTTCCCCGAGGAGGCCGACTCGCTGGCCGGTCTGCCGCCCGCGTTCGTCCAGCTCGGTTCGCACGACGTGCTGCGCGATCAGGGACGGCGCTACACCGATCGGCTCGAGCGCGAGGGGGTCGCGGTCCGCGTCGCGGAGTATCCCGATGCCCCGCACGGGTGGGTCTCCTACCCGCGGATCATGTCCCCGATCTTCGAGACCGCGACGGCCGACCTCGTCGCCTGGCTCGAGGATCGGCTGGCGCCCTGA
- a CDS encoding helix-turn-helix domain-containing protein, with translation MDSSQWLALPERRPVARPRAVVVESWDRARRRHLDPERLLPDLEVAEDTLVDVRTGHPLAAVLPVIRRLLVQDAEGSGLLVAVGDEHGRLLWVEGDPDARRRAEEMRFVAGAGWAEDRVGTSAPGTALALDHGIQIHDDEHFNRLVHGWSCTAVPVHDPETRRILGVIDITGDERAVDPHTLPLMEATAAAAEAELLVMRLRQRAAAAPGAAVAIPLGPTTASGTVSAPAGSAVDRARTASRRDTRGREVLHVLGRDTGELELPDGGSVELSARHAEIVTLLAWHREGFAADLLCDLVYGEGGSAVTLRAEIVRLRRALEPTGIELASRPYRLEGALELDLHRVVSLLDRGAHRVALAGYLGGPLPGSDAPGVAEIRADVTARMREALLAAASPDVLLAYTATREGADDVEVLRELLRVLPPRSPRRAALVARLEQLERSEP, from the coding sequence ATGGACTCCAGCCAGTGGCTCGCGCTGCCCGAGCGCCGCCCCGTGGCTCGTCCGCGCGCGGTGGTGGTCGAGTCGTGGGACAGGGCTCGGCGTCGGCACCTCGACCCGGAGCGTCTGCTGCCGGACCTCGAGGTCGCCGAGGACACGCTCGTCGACGTGCGCACCGGACACCCGCTCGCCGCGGTGCTCCCGGTGATCCGCCGGCTGCTCGTGCAGGACGCCGAGGGTTCCGGGCTGTTGGTCGCGGTCGGCGACGAGCACGGCCGTCTCCTCTGGGTCGAGGGCGACCCGGATGCGCGGCGCCGGGCCGAGGAGATGCGATTCGTCGCGGGGGCGGGCTGGGCGGAGGACCGGGTCGGCACCTCGGCGCCCGGGACGGCCCTCGCGCTGGACCACGGCATCCAGATCCACGACGACGAGCACTTCAACCGGCTCGTGCACGGCTGGAGCTGCACGGCCGTGCCGGTGCACGACCCGGAGACCCGGCGCATCCTGGGTGTCATCGACATCACGGGGGACGAGCGCGCCGTCGACCCGCACACCCTGCCGCTGATGGAGGCGACGGCGGCCGCCGCCGAGGCGGAGCTGCTCGTGATGCGGCTGCGGCAGCGTGCGGCCGCGGCGCCCGGCGCGGCCGTGGCGATCCCGCTCGGGCCGACGACGGCGTCGGGGACCGTCTCCGCGCCGGCCGGGAGCGCCGTCGACCGGGCGCGCACGGCGTCGCGCCGAGACACCCGCGGCCGGGAGGTGCTGCACGTGCTCGGGCGCGACACCGGCGAGCTCGAGCTGCCCGACGGCGGATCGGTGGAGCTGAGCGCCCGTCATGCCGAGATCGTCACCCTGCTGGCCTGGCACCGGGAGGGCTTCGCCGCCGACCTCCTCTGCGATCTCGTCTACGGGGAGGGCGGCTCGGCCGTCACGCTCCGTGCGGAGATCGTCCGTCTGCGGCGAGCGCTCGAGCCGACCGGGATCGAGCTCGCCTCGCGTCCCTATCGCCTGGAGGGCGCCCTCGAGCTCGACCTCCACCGGGTCGTCTCGCTCCTCGATCGCGGCGCGCACAGGGTGGCGCTCGCCGGATACCTCGGGGGCCCGCTGCCCGGATCCGACGCACCCGGAGTGGCCGAGATCCGTGCCGACGTCACCGCGCGGATGCGGGAGGCCCTCCTCGCCGCCGCTTCGCCCGACGTGCTGCTGGCCTACACCGCGACCCGCGAGGGCGCCGACGACGTCGAGGTGCTGCGCGAGCTGCTGCGCGTGCTCCCCCCGCGCTCCCCGCGGCGGGCTGCACTCGTCGCGCGGTTGGAGCAGCTGGAACGCAGCGAGCCCTGA
- a CDS encoding GNAT family N-acetyltransferase → MRIHTVETRTELDEFQRLTSRVHPRDLAVPLLESTVRSWWNGHSPHPEPIRLLVLRDSAGDVIGRTTVHTDARLDERLGQPSLLFGATDFADAAAARFLLAHLDELGSRSGRRQLFGPVSLLPNQAGGVITSGFEERGFVDSAWNPEWVPSVYEDAGFERWGESDTWVVETSAARPEVDGAPSPAEWDAAGVRLDYGAASKVDELLPELRTVLNASFAALPYFTEITAAELAAATDGLGHLIDERLLPLARDAETGELVSFILAVPDITRFVQEIEGRLGVTAGLRLLASRRRYRSEAILVIQGTHPDRQGRGILTLLSRQLQANLAQAGYRRLRSTYVGRDNPGSTAQFRRFGGRPLHGYTFYRKPIIPEDDL, encoded by the coding sequence ATGAGGATCCACACGGTCGAGACCAGGACGGAGCTGGACGAGTTCCAGCGCCTCACCTCCCGCGTGCATCCCCGCGACCTCGCCGTGCCGCTGCTCGAGTCGACGGTGCGGTCGTGGTGGAACGGGCACAGCCCGCATCCGGAGCCCATCCGCCTGCTCGTCCTCAGAGACTCCGCGGGCGACGTGATCGGCCGCACCACCGTGCACACCGACGCCCGTCTGGACGAGCGTCTCGGGCAGCCCAGCCTGCTGTTCGGCGCCACCGACTTCGCTGATGCCGCCGCCGCCCGCTTCCTGCTCGCGCACCTGGACGAGCTCGGCTCGCGCAGCGGACGACGGCAGCTCTTCGGACCGGTGTCGCTGCTGCCCAACCAGGCCGGCGGGGTCATCACCTCGGGGTTCGAGGAGCGCGGGTTCGTGGACTCCGCCTGGAACCCGGAGTGGGTGCCGAGCGTGTACGAGGACGCGGGGTTCGAGCGCTGGGGCGAGTCGGACACCTGGGTCGTCGAGACCTCCGCCGCGCGTCCCGAGGTGGACGGCGCCCCCTCCCCCGCCGAGTGGGACGCGGCGGGGGTGCGGCTGGACTACGGCGCGGCCTCGAAGGTCGACGAGCTCCTGCCCGAGCTGCGGACGGTCCTCAACGCGTCCTTCGCGGCGCTGCCGTACTTCACCGAGATCACCGCCGCCGAGCTGGCGGCGGCCACCGACGGGCTCGGCCACCTGATCGACGAGCGGCTGCTGCCCCTCGCCCGCGACGCCGAGACCGGTGAGCTCGTGTCGTTCATCCTCGCGGTGCCCGACATCACGCGATTCGTGCAGGAGATCGAGGGACGGTTGGGCGTCACCGCCGGGCTCCGGCTCCTGGCCTCCCGCCGCCGCTACCGGTCCGAGGCGATCCTGGTGATCCAGGGCACGCACCCCGATCGTCAGGGCCGTGGCATCCTCACGCTGCTCAGCCGACAGCTGCAGGCGAACCTCGCGCAGGCCGGTTACCGGAGGCTCCGGAGCACCTACGTCGGCCGCGACAACCCCGGGTCGACCGCCCAGTTCCGCCGCTTCGGCGGCCGCCCGCTGCACGGGTACACGTTCTATCGGAAGCCGATCATCCCGGAGGACGACCTGTGA
- a CDS encoding phenylacetate--CoA ligase family protein, giving the protein MPSRTTKAAQRAALRLATALVTAIYGVYRLHPALWRFTARHYHPALEAFARLNAWMVCQRAYVDVPAYRAYLNESGFSFRWWSLRNYRPTSKHEYVDRYDEEERCWHGEIVTVGTVVDESSGSSGTPYNWMRSKCELDTVHKNVAGYVTLLFGTRRLFCINAFSMGAWATGTNTGLAMSKIAMVKNTGPDIDKIVDTIRHFGPRYTYLISAYPPFLKHLRDRLDADGFDWDAHDLNGFVGGEALTEALRDYIEDRFTRVYSGYGASDLTIGMAGESDLSVWLRRALVSHADLRRDVLGDDEQRTPMIFQYNPLETYLETTAEGELLVTLNSTAIMSPKLRYDIGDEARIVTFPEMQAHVARYPRLAFAFERAFATQRMKLPFVMLFGRKDSTISYMGANIYPLDVENGLYLDNPHASHIESFRLSLLDIGDHEQRPVIHLQLRKGAALSATERDDLRARSAAGVLTHLARVSRDVAQSLEEDPTASDVRVEVHDYGTGVFAGGTSKIKNVYLVAAEDRG; this is encoded by the coding sequence ATGCCGAGCAGGACGACGAAGGCGGCGCAGCGCGCGGCGCTCCGCCTCGCCACCGCGCTGGTCACGGCGATCTACGGCGTGTACCGCCTGCATCCGGCGCTCTGGCGGTTCACCGCCCGTCACTACCACCCCGCGCTCGAGGCCTTCGCCCGGCTGAACGCCTGGATGGTGTGCCAGCGCGCGTACGTCGACGTGCCCGCGTACCGCGCGTACCTCAACGAGTCGGGCTTCTCGTTCCGCTGGTGGAGCCTCCGCAACTACCGCCCCACGTCGAAGCACGAGTACGTCGACCGCTACGACGAGGAGGAGCGGTGCTGGCACGGCGAGATCGTGACCGTGGGCACGGTGGTCGACGAGTCGAGCGGGTCGAGCGGCACCCCCTACAACTGGATGCGGTCCAAGTGCGAGCTCGACACCGTGCACAAGAACGTCGCGGGTTACGTGACGCTGCTCTTCGGGACTCGGCGCCTGTTCTGCATCAACGCGTTCTCGATGGGCGCCTGGGCGACCGGCACCAACACGGGGCTCGCGATGTCGAAGATCGCGATGGTGAAGAACACCGGACCGGACATCGACAAGATCGTCGACACCATCCGGCACTTCGGTCCGCGGTACACCTATCTGATCAGTGCGTACCCGCCCTTCCTCAAGCACCTGCGCGACCGGCTCGACGCCGACGGCTTCGACTGGGACGCCCACGACCTCAACGGCTTCGTCGGCGGCGAGGCGCTCACGGAGGCGCTCCGCGACTACATCGAGGACCGCTTCACCCGCGTCTACTCGGGCTACGGCGCCTCCGACCTGACCATCGGGATGGCCGGGGAGAGCGACCTGTCGGTGTGGCTGCGGCGGGCGCTGGTCTCGCACGCCGACCTCCGCCGCGACGTCCTGGGAGACGACGAGCAGCGCACGCCGATGATCTTCCAGTACAACCCGCTCGAGACGTACCTCGAGACCACGGCCGAGGGCGAGCTGCTCGTCACGCTCAACTCGACCGCGATCATGAGCCCGAAGCTCCGCTACGACATCGGCGACGAGGCCCGGATCGTCACCTTCCCCGAGATGCAGGCGCACGTCGCGCGCTATCCGCGTCTCGCCTTCGCCTTCGAGCGGGCCTTCGCGACCCAGCGGATGAAGCTGCCGTTCGTGATGCTGTTCGGGCGCAAGGACTCGACCATCTCGTACATGGGCGCCAACATCTACCCGCTCGACGTCGAGAACGGGCTCTACCTCGACAACCCGCACGCCTCGCACATCGAGTCCTTCCGGCTCAGCCTCCTCGACATCGGCGACCACGAGCAGCGGCCGGTGATCCACCTGCAGCTCCGGAAGGGCGCGGCCCTCTCGGCGACGGAGCGCGACGACCTCCGCGCGCGGTCGGCCGCCGGGGTGCTCACCCACCTCGCGCGTGTCTCGCGCGACGTCGCGCAGTCGCTCGAGGAGGATCCGACGGCCTCCGATGTCCGGGTCGAGGTGCACGACTACGGCACCGGGGTCTTCGCGGGCGGGACGTCGAAGATCAAGAACGTCTACCTCGTCGCCGCCGAGGACCGCGGCTGA
- the exaC gene encoding acetaldehyde dehydrogenase ExaC: protein MTIIDRPETEEAPATPGSTVYANPGAAGSVVSYRPRYDNFIGGEYVPPAKGQYFQNVTPVTGQVFTEVARGTAEDVDRAVEAGWKAFESWKRTSPTERSNILLKIADVMEQNLELLAVAETWENGKPVRETLAADIPLAIDHFRYFAGALRAQEGGISELDHDTIAYHFHEPLGVVGQIIPWNFPLLMATWKLAPALAAGNCVVLKPAEQTPASIHVWLDLVKDLLPAGVLNIVNGFGIEAGAPLASHPRIRKVAFTGETTTGRLIMQYASENLIPVTLELGGKSPNVFFADVAEQKDSFYDKALEGFSFFALNQGEVCTCPSRALVQRSIYDGFVGDALERVKKVKQGNPLDTSTMIGAQASNDQLEKILSYMDIGRQEGAKVLIGGDRADLGGELSGGFYVNPTVFEGQNSMRIFQEEIFGPVLSLTSFDTFDEAISIANDTLYGLGAGVWSRDVNTLYRAGRAIEAGRVWSNTYHQYPAHAAFGGYKQSGIGRENHKMMLDHYQQTKNLLVSYAEGPMGFF, encoded by the coding sequence ATGACCATCATCGATCGGCCCGAGACGGAGGAGGCCCCGGCGACCCCGGGCTCCACCGTCTACGCCAACCCCGGGGCCGCGGGCTCCGTCGTCTCGTACCGTCCGCGGTACGACAACTTCATCGGCGGGGAGTACGTCCCGCCGGCGAAGGGCCAGTACTTCCAGAACGTCACCCCCGTCACCGGGCAGGTCTTCACCGAGGTCGCCCGTGGCACCGCCGAGGACGTCGACCGCGCCGTCGAGGCCGGGTGGAAGGCGTTCGAGTCGTGGAAGAGGACCTCGCCCACCGAGCGCAGCAACATCCTCCTCAAGATCGCCGACGTGATGGAGCAGAACCTCGAGCTGCTCGCGGTCGCGGAGACCTGGGAGAACGGCAAGCCCGTCCGCGAGACGCTCGCCGCCGACATCCCGCTCGCCATCGACCACTTCCGCTACTTCGCGGGAGCCCTGCGCGCCCAGGAGGGCGGCATCTCCGAGCTCGACCACGACACCATCGCGTACCACTTCCACGAGCCGCTCGGGGTGGTCGGGCAGATCATCCCGTGGAACTTCCCGCTGCTCATGGCGACGTGGAAGCTGGCGCCGGCGCTCGCGGCGGGCAACTGCGTCGTCCTCAAGCCGGCGGAGCAGACCCCCGCGTCGATCCACGTGTGGCTCGACCTCGTGAAGGACCTCCTGCCGGCCGGCGTGCTCAACATCGTCAACGGCTTCGGCATCGAGGCGGGCGCGCCGCTGGCGTCGCATCCGCGCATCCGCAAGGTCGCCTTCACCGGGGAGACCACGACCGGACGCCTCATCATGCAGTACGCGTCGGAGAACCTCATCCCGGTCACGCTCGAGCTCGGCGGAAAGAGCCCCAACGTGTTCTTCGCCGACGTGGCGGAGCAGAAGGACTCCTTCTACGACAAGGCCCTCGAGGGGTTCAGCTTCTTCGCCCTCAACCAGGGCGAGGTGTGCACCTGCCCCAGCCGTGCCCTCGTGCAGCGGTCGATCTACGACGGCTTCGTCGGGGATGCGCTCGAGCGCGTCAAGAAGGTCAAGCAGGGCAACCCGCTCGACACGTCGACGATGATCGGTGCGCAGGCGTCGAACGACCAGCTCGAGAAGATCCTCAGCTACATGGACATCGGGCGCCAGGAGGGTGCGAAGGTGCTCATCGGCGGCGACCGCGCCGACCTCGGCGGCGAGCTCTCGGGCGGCTTCTACGTCAACCCGACGGTGTTCGAGGGGCAGAACTCGATGCGCATCTTCCAGGAGGAGATCTTCGGCCCGGTGCTCTCGCTGACCTCGTTCGACACGTTCGACGAGGCGATCTCGATCGCCAACGACACCCTCTACGGCCTGGGCGCCGGGGTGTGGAGCCGCGACGTGAACACGCTCTATCGGGCGGGCAGGGCGATCGAGGCCGGTCGCGTCTGGTCGAACACGTACCACCAGTACCCCGCTCACGCGGCGTTCGGCGGGTACAAGCAGTCGGGCATCGGGCGGGAGAACCACAAGATGATGCTCGACCACTACCAGCAGACGAAGAACCTCCTCGTCTCCTACGCCGAAGGGCCGATGGGGTTCTTCTGA
- a CDS encoding amino-acid N-acetyltransferase, whose product MTTDIRPAVTVRRARTSDVPAIQALVEPLVQRRILLGKDAVVFYEAVQEFRVAEDADGRLVGCGALHVFWEDLGEVRTLAVHDDFRGRGVGRILVDRLEQDALELGLSRLFCLTFEVPFFERQGYTASPLSLVDPEVYAELVRSPDEGVAEFLDLARVKPNTLGNTRMLKHLR is encoded by the coding sequence ATGACCACCGACATCAGGCCCGCCGTCACGGTACGGCGGGCGCGCACGAGCGACGTCCCTGCCATCCAGGCCCTCGTGGAGCCCCTGGTGCAGCGACGAATCCTGCTCGGCAAGGATGCGGTGGTCTTCTACGAGGCCGTGCAGGAGTTCCGTGTGGCTGAGGATGCGGACGGACGCTTGGTCGGATGCGGCGCGCTGCACGTGTTCTGGGAGGACCTCGGCGAGGTGCGCACCCTCGCCGTGCACGACGACTTCCGCGGTCGGGGCGTGGGGCGCATCCTCGTCGACCGGCTGGAGCAGGATGCGCTGGAGCTCGGCCTGTCGAGGCTGTTCTGCCTCACCTTCGAGGTGCCGTTCTTCGAACGGCAGGGCTACACGGCGTCGCCGCTCTCTCTCGTCGACCCCGAGGTCTACGCGGAGCTGGTCCGCTCACCCGACGAGGGTGTGGCGGAGTTCCTCGACCTCGCCCGGGTGAAGCCGAACACCCTCGGCAACACGCGCATGCTGAAGCACCTGAGGTAG
- a CDS encoding SGNH/GDSL hydrolase family protein: MGRGGMRASLTVLAVGAAVVMSGCAASTPVKTDIGVRDQPDTVDSEPAPAQTIASGHPVSLVTIGDSIMTGNGLDPEQAWPVLLAHHEKWDLTNLAEDGAGFLSVGDDGGVFADQVAEAELLPDAPSLIVVSASSNDLGEDPDEIEDAAHSAFASLRAAFPDTLLVGISAIWGSDEPDEGLAPLNAAVERAALDEGAQWIDVGEPLLGRPDLMQDDDVHPTAKGLKVMARVLEEDLRPFLDRDAR, from the coding sequence ATGGGACGGGGCGGGATGCGGGCGAGCCTCACCGTCCTCGCGGTGGGCGCTGCGGTGGTGATGAGCGGCTGCGCGGCCTCGACGCCGGTGAAGACCGACATCGGGGTGCGCGACCAGCCCGACACCGTCGACTCCGAGCCCGCCCCCGCTCAGACGATCGCCAGCGGCCACCCGGTCTCGCTCGTCACCATCGGGGACTCGATCATGACGGGCAACGGCCTCGATCCGGAGCAGGCCTGGCCCGTGCTCCTGGCCCACCACGAGAAGTGGGACCTCACGAACCTGGCGGAGGACGGCGCCGGCTTCCTCTCGGTGGGCGACGACGGCGGCGTCTTCGCCGATCAGGTGGCCGAGGCCGAGCTGCTGCCGGATGCGCCCTCCCTCATCGTCGTCTCGGCGAGCAGCAACGACCTCGGCGAGGATCCGGACGAGATCGAGGATGCCGCCCACTCGGCCTTCGCCTCCCTCCGGGCCGCCTTCCCCGACACCCTCCTCGTCGGCATCAGCGCGATCTGGGGCAGCGACGAGCCCGACGAGGGTCTCGCACCGCTCAACGCGGCCGTCGAGCGGGCGGCGCTCGACGAAGGCGCGCAGTGGATCGACGTCGGCGAGCCGCTCCTCGGTCGTCCCGACCTCATGCAGGACGACGACGTGCACCCCACGGCGAAGGGTCTCAAGGTGATGGCGCGGGTCCTCGAGGAGGACCTGCGACCCTTCCTCGACCGCGACGCCCGCTGA
- a CDS encoding ATP-dependent Clp protease ATP-binding subunit produces MFERFTDRARRVVVLAQEEAKMLNHNYIGTEHILLGLIHEGEGVAAKALESLNISLDAVREQVQDIIGQGQQQPTGHIPFTPRAKKVLELSLREALQLGHNYIGTEHILLGLIREGEGVAAQVLVKLGADLNRVRQQVIQLLSGYQGKEQVAVGGNEAAPDKGSQILDQFGRNLTQAARDNKLDPVIGREKEIERVMQILSRRSKNNPVLIGEPGVGKTAVVEGLAQAIVRGDVPETLKDKQLYTLDLGSLIAGSRYRGDFEERLKKVTKEIRTRGDIITFIDEIHTLVGAGAAEGAIDAASILKPLLARGELQTIGATTLDEYRKHFEKDAALERRFQPIQVAEPSLPHAINILKGLRDKYEAFHKVSITDGAIVAAANLADRYVQDRFLPDKAIDLIDEAGARLRLSILSAPPELREFDERIATVRASKEAAIEDQDFEKAASLRDEEKNLLGERLRLEKQWRSGDIQTSGIVDEGLIAEVLAQATGIPVFKLTEEESSRLIFMEKALHERVIGQNEAIAALSRTIRRTRAGLKDPKRPSGSFIFAGPTGVGKTELAKALAEFLFDDENALISLDMSEYGEKHTVSRLFGAPPGFVGFEEGGQLTEKVRRKPFSVVLFDEIEKAHPDIFNSLLQVLEEGRLTDGQGRVVDFKNTVIIMTTNLGTKDITGAPIGFQVSGNESTSYERMKAKVSEELKKNFKPEFLNRVDDTIVFPQLNQEELLQIVDLFIKRLRDRLLDRDMTIELTLAAKERLIKVGFDPSLGARPLRRAMQHEVEDQLSERILQGELNAGDHVHVDFVDGKFTFLTTSREPLAVGAGADSSASNAAAAAALGDIPND; encoded by the coding sequence CCAGGGCCAGCAGCAGCCGACGGGTCACATCCCGTTCACGCCGCGCGCGAAGAAGGTGCTCGAGCTCAGCCTCCGCGAGGCGCTGCAGCTGGGTCACAACTACATCGGCACCGAGCACATCCTGCTCGGTCTCATCCGCGAGGGCGAGGGCGTCGCCGCCCAGGTGCTCGTGAAGCTGGGCGCCGACCTCAACCGGGTGCGCCAGCAGGTCATCCAGCTCCTCTCCGGCTACCAGGGCAAGGAGCAGGTCGCCGTCGGCGGCAACGAGGCAGCCCCCGACAAGGGGTCGCAGATCCTCGACCAGTTCGGCCGCAACCTCACGCAGGCCGCGCGCGACAACAAGCTCGACCCGGTGATCGGGCGCGAGAAGGAGATCGAGCGCGTCATGCAGATCCTGTCGCGCCGCTCCAAGAACAACCCCGTCCTGATCGGCGAGCCCGGCGTCGGCAAGACCGCCGTCGTGGAGGGTCTCGCCCAGGCGATCGTGCGCGGCGACGTGCCGGAGACGCTGAAGGACAAGCAGCTCTACACCCTCGACCTCGGCTCGCTCATCGCCGGATCCCGCTACCGCGGCGACTTCGAGGAGCGCCTGAAGAAGGTCACCAAGGAGATCCGCACCCGCGGCGACATCATCACCTTCATCGACGAGATCCACACGCTCGTCGGCGCGGGCGCTGCTGAGGGCGCGATCGACGCGGCCTCGATCCTCAAGCCGCTCCTGGCCCGTGGCGAGCTGCAGACCATCGGCGCGACCACGCTGGACGAGTACCGCAAGCACTTCGAGAAGGATGCGGCCCTCGAGCGCCGCTTCCAGCCCATCCAGGTGGCCGAGCCGAGCCTGCCCCACGCGATCAACATCCTGAAGGGCCTCCGCGACAAGTACGAGGCGTTCCACAAGGTGTCGATCACCGACGGTGCGATCGTCGCCGCGGCGAACCTCGCCGACCGCTACGTGCAGGACCGCTTCCTGCCCGACAAGGCGATCGACCTGATCGACGAGGCGGGCGCGCGTCTGCGCCTGTCGATCCTCTCCGCCCCGCCGGAGCTGCGCGAGTTCGACGAGCGGATCGCCACGGTGCGCGCCTCGAAGGAGGCCGCGATCGAGGACCAGGACTTCGAGAAGGCGGCGAGCCTGCGCGACGAGGAGAAGAACCTCCTCGGCGAGCGTCTCCGTCTCGAGAAGCAGTGGCGCTCGGGCGACATCCAGACGTCGGGCATCGTCGACGAGGGCCTGATCGCCGAGGTGCTGGCTCAGGCCACGGGCATCCCGGTGTTCAAGCTCACCGAGGAGGAGTCGTCCCGGCTCATCTTCATGGAGAAGGCGCTGCACGAGCGCGTCATCGGCCAGAACGAGGCGATCGCCGCCCTGTCGCGCACGATCCGCCGCACGCGTGCGGGCCTCAAGGACCCGAAGCGCCCCTCGGGCTCGTTCATCTTCGCCGGCCCCACCGGCGTCGGGAAGACCGAGCTCGCCAAGGCGCTCGCCGAGTTCCTGTTCGACGACGAGAACGCGCTGATCTCCCTCGACATGTCGGAGTACGGCGAGAAGCACACCGTCTCGCGGCTGTTCGGTGCCCCTCCCGGCTTCGTCGGCTTCGAGGAGGGCGGCCAGCTCACCGAGAAGGTGCGCCGGAAGCCGTTCAGCGTGGTGCTGTTCGACGAGATCGAGAAGGCCCACCCCGACATCTTCAACTCGCTGCTCCAGGTGCTGGAGGAGGGACGTCTGACGGATGGTCAGGGTCGCGTCGTCGACTTCAAGAACACCGTCATCATCATGACGACCAACCTCGGCACGAAGGACATCACGGGAGCCCCGATCGGCTTCCAGGTGTCGGGCAACGAGTCCACCTCGTACGAGCGCATGAAGGCGAAGGTCTCGGAGGAGCTGAAGAAGAACTTCAAGCCGGAGTTCCTCAACCGCGTCGACGACACCATCGTGTTCCCGCAGCTGAACCAGGAGGAGCTGCTGCAGATCGTCGATCTGTTCATCAAGCGCCTCCGCGACCGCCTGCTCGACCGCGACATGACGATCGAGCTGACGCTCGCCGCCAAGGAGCGCCTGATCAAGGTGGGCTTCGACCCGTCGCTCGGTGCGCGTCCGCTGCGTCGCGCCATGCAGCACGAGGTCGAGGACCAGCTCTCGGAGCGCATCCTGCAGGGTGAGCTCAACGCGGGCGACCACGTGCACGTCGACTTCGTCGACGGGAAGTTCACGTTCCTCACCACCTCGCGCGAGCCGCTCGCGGTGGGAGCGGGCGCCGACTCGTCGGCGTCGAACGCCGCCGCTGCGGCCGCTCTGGGCGACATCCCGAACGACTGA